From a single Kitasatospora sp. NBC_00458 genomic region:
- a CDS encoding peptidoglycan-binding protein, with protein MTLTEGPAALLEFDEVEPDDDCICGGCRDRRRARLHAAPVHEGGHAAARSVRRRAAVLMAAVGTALGGAAGAAAAPAPGPASGGPASGGSGTGGSSSARPETPQGEVSGLHGASPSARGAASPRAAAQPPTRAQIIERAQRWVDQKVPYSMGRYWSDGYRQDCSGFVSMAWGLGSSQTTWTLPGFADRITKAELQPGDVLIHNDPADPQAGSHVTVFGGWTDSTRTRYLAYEQTSPGTTKRSTPYAYWNNSASYVPYRYKALSPGGGNGGGNGGSSDGSASTAFPGADRFGPGADNAYVTRLGEMLVKRGGARFYTTGPGPRWSEADRRATEAFQLAQGWRGSEADGIPGKDTWDHLVNGRGRNIDGGAPLPPPPPVGPGTGTGTGAPPFPGRAAFAPGAAGDHVRQLGEQLVRRGFGRYYAQGPGPRWTESDRRNVQAFQEAQGWRGAEADGYPGPDTWRRLFS; from the coding sequence ATGACCCTGACCGAAGGACCGGCCGCGCTGCTGGAGTTCGACGAGGTCGAACCGGACGACGACTGCATATGCGGGGGCTGCCGCGACCGCCGCCGCGCCCGGCTGCACGCCGCACCGGTGCACGAGGGCGGACACGCCGCAGCCCGCAGCGTCCGCCGACGGGCCGCCGTACTGATGGCCGCCGTCGGCACCGCCCTCGGCGGCGCGGCCGGCGCCGCGGCGGCCCCCGCGCCGGGCCCCGCCTCCGGGGGGCCCGCCTCCGGAGGCTCCGGCACCGGCGGCTCCAGCTCCGCCCGGCCGGAGACCCCGCAGGGCGAGGTCAGCGGTCTCCACGGCGCCTCGCCGTCCGCCCGCGGCGCCGCCTCCCCGCGCGCCGCCGCCCAACCGCCCACCAGGGCGCAGATCATCGAGCGCGCGCAGCGCTGGGTCGACCAGAAGGTCCCGTACAGCATGGGCCGGTACTGGTCGGACGGCTACCGCCAGGACTGCTCCGGCTTCGTCTCGATGGCCTGGGGCCTGGGCAGCAGCCAGACCACCTGGACGCTGCCGGGCTTCGCCGACCGGATCACCAAGGCCGAGCTCCAGCCCGGCGACGTCCTGATCCACAACGACCCCGCCGATCCGCAGGCCGGTTCGCACGTCACCGTGTTCGGCGGCTGGACCGACTCCACCCGCACCCGCTACCTGGCGTACGAGCAGACCTCGCCGGGCACCACCAAGCGGTCCACCCCGTACGCCTACTGGAACAACTCCGCCTCGTACGTCCCGTACCGCTACAAGGCGCTCTCCCCCGGCGGCGGCAACGGCGGAGGCAACGGCGGCAGCAGTGACGGCTCCGCCTCGACGGCCTTCCCGGGTGCCGACAGGTTCGGCCCGGGCGCGGACAACGCCTACGTCACCAGGCTCGGCGAGATGCTGGTGAAGCGCGGCGGCGCCCGGTTCTACACCACCGGCCCCGGCCCGCGCTGGAGCGAGGCGGACCGCCGGGCCACCGAGGCGTTCCAGCTCGCCCAGGGCTGGCGCGGCAGCGAGGCGGACGGCATCCCCGGCAAGGACACCTGGGACCACCTGGTCAACGGCAGGGGCCGGAACATCGACGGCGGCGCCCCGCTCCCGCCGCCGCCCCCGGTCGGCCCGGGCACCGGGACCGGCACGGGTGCGCCGCCCTTCCCCGGCCGGGCCGCGTTCGCGCCGGGCGCCGCCGGCGACCACGTCCGGCAGCTCGGCGAGCAGCTGGTCCGCAGGGGCTTCGGCCGGTACTACGCGCAGGGCCCGGGCCCGCGCTGGACCGAGTCCGACCGGCGCAACGTCCAGGCGTTCCAGGAGGCCCAGGGCTGGCGCGGCGCGGAGGCCGACGGCTACCCCGGCCCGGACACCTGGAGGCGGCTCTTCTCCTAG
- a CDS encoding TrmH family RNA methyltransferase: protein MNEELLRAWRAGADEPWTVLLDGFHPLKHALRFGGAVRQVLTADRTGLLALAAELAPDTVPALESLAAELPEKALRTLAPRLHPTGVIALAARPTTGANRAALARRPRSAPVVLLEDPRNLGNVGAVIRLAAGFGAAGVVTTGDLDPWHPNVLRGSAGLHFATAVERLALPELPAGPLYVLDPEGADIRETAFPDDAVLAFGTERHGVSAELKARADRLVAVPMRPGVSSFNLATSVAMGLFHWMSGRPPGAPLPDGRRGAGA, encoded by the coding sequence GTGAACGAGGAACTGCTGCGCGCCTGGCGGGCCGGCGCCGACGAGCCGTGGACGGTCCTGCTGGACGGCTTCCACCCGCTGAAGCACGCGCTGCGGTTCGGCGGCGCCGTCCGGCAGGTGCTGACCGCCGACCGGACCGGGCTGCTGGCGCTCGCCGCCGAACTCGCCCCGGACACCGTGCCCGCCCTGGAGTCACTGGCCGCGGAGCTGCCGGAGAAGGCCCTGCGGACGCTCGCGCCCCGGCTCCACCCGACCGGTGTGATCGCGCTGGCCGCCCGTCCCACCACCGGGGCCAACCGCGCCGCGCTGGCCCGCCGGCCGCGGTCGGCGCCGGTCGTCCTGCTGGAGGACCCGCGCAACCTGGGCAACGTCGGCGCGGTGATCCGGCTGGCGGCCGGCTTCGGCGCGGCCGGTGTGGTGACCACCGGGGACCTCGACCCCTGGCACCCGAACGTGCTCCGGGGCAGCGCGGGCCTGCACTTCGCCACCGCGGTCGAGCGGCTGGCACTGCCGGAGCTGCCCGCCGGCCCGCTGTACGTGCTGGACCCGGAGGGGGCGGACATCCGGGAGACCGCCTTCCCGGACGACGCGGTGCTCGCCTTCGGCACCGAGCGGCACGGCGTCTCGGCGGAGCTGAAGGCGCGCGCCGACCGGCTGGTCGCGGTGCCGATGCGGCCCGGGGTCTCCAGCTTCAACCTGGCGACCAGCGTGGCGATGGGGCTCTTCCACTGGATGTCGGGGCGTCCGCCCGGTGCTCCCCTGCCGGACGGACGCCGGGGTGCCGGGGCCTGA
- a CDS encoding TetR/AcrR family transcriptional regulator, which produces MRADAERSRRRILDAACEVFLERGPDAPLDAVVRRAGVGPGTLYRRFPDREALVRALVTDLLTRLAAAAVRAREEEADPYRALRRFVHAAADLRMGAAIVVLLERLVVDEELAAARSGAVSAVGDLLRAAQDAGRLRADVGMGDLVLLCVRVSRPLPGGLAALDADGALVHRHLDLALAGLRPGASDEGTGEPLTFDQVIAAAGRPGEPVVAE; this is translated from the coding sequence ATGAGAGCGGACGCGGAACGCAGTCGGCGCAGGATCCTGGACGCCGCCTGCGAGGTGTTCCTGGAGCGCGGCCCGGACGCCCCGCTGGACGCGGTGGTCCGCCGGGCCGGCGTCGGCCCCGGCACCCTCTACCGGCGCTTCCCCGACCGCGAGGCGCTGGTCCGGGCCCTGGTCACCGACCTGCTCACCCGGCTCGCCGCAGCGGCCGTCCGGGCCCGGGAGGAGGAGGCCGACCCGTACCGCGCGCTGCGCCGCTTCGTGCACGCCGCCGCCGACCTGCGGATGGGGGCGGCGATCGTGGTGCTGCTGGAGCGGCTGGTGGTGGACGAGGAACTGGCCGCCGCCCGGTCCGGTGCGGTCTCGGCGGTCGGGGACCTGCTGCGCGCCGCCCAGGACGCCGGCCGGCTGCGCGCGGACGTCGGGATGGGCGACCTGGTGCTGCTCTGCGTCCGGGTCTCCCGCCCGCTGCCGGGCGGGCTGGCCGCACTGGATGCCGACGGCGCGCTCGTCCACCGGCACCTGGACCTCGCACTGGCCGGGCTGCGGCCCGGAGCGTCCGACGAGGGGACCGGCGAACCGCTCACCTTCGACCAGGTGATCGCCGCCGCCGGACGGCCGGGCGAGCCCGTGGTGGCAGAGTGA
- a CDS encoding FUSC family protein codes for MSWFAALRDTARTGLTIDRALTDPKRALRGAVAVAAVLFPTLALAGPGLATSAAMGAFIAGTATFQRSFRPRATLAVAAGIGLGVSTFLGYLAAGVTGLFPVLLAVWAFGAGLAWAIGPTAGVVAANTVSVMLVVVQLPVSPLTALGHGLVCALGGAVQALVITVWPIGSWTVQREALADTYAELADYARRLRQDPTAHVDPEPFMTARHAAALTPWQGRNRPPELRGLRGLAERIRPTLAAIADPKVGAPEEGPERDRAREVLAAAAEAMDALARAIRTGDPLQLPRSAPALTLAARTEGPELRGAARRSARRLAGLLRKAADALDRGAEDTIDTPVVQAGGALRKPPLSRMLPTALRAVRRQFQPRSAVFQHAVRLAGVVTAAYLLARLAGFEHGYWAPMTAAMVMRPDFAQTYSRGVARLVGTMAGVAVSTLVVQLAKPGDWVLAALAVISIGGAYLTLRTGYAVITACISSYVVFLLGLQAGDPVATAVERVGLTLLGGSVALFVYALFPTWQTARLGERLAEWLAAAGRYAAEVIAVYERPAAPRGRAVRAALLDSREARSELLQAMQRADAEPGRHASGLPGVSRRQLDRARAAVGHLGRVAVLLEAHLPADDAEPVPGAVEFADELRLATALAAGALLTGQPVEFDAVREAQERLEQRLAGAPAGVQRDVLRTGARLLLQALKDLERALRGGGTATSAVQREPEPTGR; via the coding sequence ATGTCCTGGTTCGCCGCCCTTCGAGACACCGCGCGGACCGGACTGACCATCGACCGGGCGCTGACCGACCCCAAGCGGGCGCTGCGCGGTGCGGTCGCCGTCGCCGCGGTGCTCTTCCCCACCCTCGCGCTGGCCGGGCCGGGGCTGGCCACCTCGGCCGCGATGGGCGCCTTCATCGCCGGGACCGCCACCTTCCAGCGCAGCTTCCGGCCCCGGGCCACGCTCGCCGTCGCCGCCGGGATCGGACTCGGCGTCAGCACCTTCCTCGGCTACCTGGCGGCCGGTGTGACCGGGCTGTTCCCGGTCCTGCTCGCGGTCTGGGCCTTCGGCGCCGGACTGGCCTGGGCGATCGGGCCGACCGCCGGGGTCGTCGCCGCCAACACCGTCTCGGTGATGCTGGTCGTGGTCCAGCTGCCGGTCAGCCCGCTCACCGCGCTCGGGCACGGGCTGGTCTGCGCGCTCGGCGGCGCCGTCCAGGCCCTGGTCATCACCGTCTGGCCGATCGGCAGCTGGACCGTCCAGCGGGAGGCGCTCGCCGACACCTACGCCGAGCTCGCCGACTACGCCCGCCGGCTGCGCCAGGACCCGACCGCGCACGTCGACCCGGAACCGTTCATGACCGCCCGGCACGCCGCCGCGCTGACCCCCTGGCAGGGCCGGAACCGGCCGCCCGAGCTGCGCGGACTGCGCGGACTCGCCGAACGGATCCGGCCGACCCTGGCCGCGATCGCCGACCCCAAGGTCGGCGCCCCCGAGGAGGGCCCGGAACGCGACCGCGCCCGGGAGGTGCTCGCCGCCGCCGCCGAGGCGATGGACGCGCTGGCCCGGGCGATCCGCACCGGCGACCCGCTGCAGCTGCCGCGTTCGGCGCCCGCGCTCACCCTCGCCGCCCGGACCGAGGGCCCGGAGCTGCGCGGCGCCGCCCGGCGCTCCGCCCGCAGGCTGGCCGGACTGCTCCGCAAGGCCGCCGACGCGCTGGACCGGGGCGCCGAGGACACCATCGACACCCCCGTGGTGCAGGCCGGCGGGGCACTGCGCAAGCCGCCGCTGTCCCGGATGCTGCCCACCGCGCTGCGCGCGGTCCGGCGGCAGTTCCAGCCGCGCTCGGCGGTCTTCCAGCACGCCGTCCGGCTGGCCGGGGTGGTCACCGCCGCCTACCTGCTGGCCCGGCTGGCCGGCTTCGAGCACGGGTACTGGGCGCCGATGACGGCCGCGATGGTGATGCGGCCGGACTTCGCGCAGACCTACAGCCGGGGGGTCGCCCGGCTGGTCGGGACCATGGCCGGGGTCGCCGTCTCCACCCTGGTGGTGCAGCTGGCGAAGCCCGGCGACTGGGTGCTCGCCGCGCTCGCGGTGATCAGCATCGGCGGCGCCTACCTGACGCTGCGCACCGGCTACGCGGTCATCACGGCCTGCATCTCCTCGTACGTGGTCTTCCTGCTCGGGCTGCAGGCCGGGGACCCGGTGGCGACCGCGGTCGAACGGGTCGGGCTGACCCTGCTCGGCGGGTCGGTCGCCCTGTTCGTCTACGCGCTCTTCCCGACCTGGCAGACCGCCCGGCTCGGTGAACGGCTGGCCGAGTGGCTGGCCGCCGCCGGCCGGTACGCGGCCGAGGTGATCGCCGTCTACGAGCGCCCGGCGGCCCCGCGCGGGCGGGCGGTCCGTGCGGCGCTGCTGGACTCCCGGGAGGCGCGTTCCGAGCTGCTCCAGGCGATGCAGCGGGCCGACGCCGAACCGGGCCGGCACGCCTCCGGGCTCCCGGGGGTGAGCCGCCGCCAGCTGGACCGGGCCCGGGCGGCGGTCGGCCACCTCGGGCGGGTGGCCGTCCTGCTGGAGGCGCACCTGCCCGCGGACGACGCCGAACCGGTGCCGGGGGCGGTCGAGTTCGCCGACGAGCTGCGGCTGGCGACGGCGCTGGCGGCGGGTGCGCTGCTGACCGGGCAGCCGGTGGAGTTCGACGCCGTCCGGGAGGCGCAGGAGCGGCTGGAGCAGCGGCTCGCCGGGGCGCCGGCCGGGGTGCAGCGGGACGTGCTGCGGACCGGTGCCCGGCTGCTGCTCCAGGCGCTGAAGGACCTGGAGCGGGCGCTGCGCGGCGGCGGTACGGCGACCTCCGCCGTGCAGCGCGAACCGGAGCCGACGGGCCGGTAG